Proteins co-encoded in one Pocillopora verrucosa isolate sample1 chromosome 1, ASM3666991v2, whole genome shotgun sequence genomic window:
- the LOC131788789 gene encoding galanin receptor 2a: MENITSSTPTVLKDSENSHVGLQIAFSLIAATSSTFNLLFCVMLLRNPVMLKKAHNILLFNLAVVDMLTGIFIVATPGYVILKSSYPVPHGAGGEVFCRLLSNRYLLFAMGKVSILLVACLAIERWFCVFRPMKYETHFSRKRVLIYVSVMFIVTCILSMNKFFEISLSGEKCVTKKAPYGKEGTRAFIVTYSVITFFIPCLLTWVTIADIAVHLPSSLSRSAIVETERKVQKALLRMCTLAAVALTFCGLPAQTIYTLSPFGITKIGSALHKAFNVLVLFNSCMNPFIYYFTNKEYRKAFKDLLGCKGKQSGRDLELETQVTG; encoded by the exons ATGGAAAACATCACTTCTTCTACCCCAACAGTACTAAAAGATTCGGAGAATTCGCATGTAGGACTTCAGATCGCGTTTAGCCTGATCGCAGCCACTTCGTCCACCttcaatcttttgttttgtgtgatgCTTTTGAGAAACCCTGTCATGCTCAAGAAAGCTCATAACATCTTGTTGTTTAATTTGGCCGTCGTGGATATGTTGACAG GTATCTTTATCGTCGCTACCCCTGGTTACGTCATCCTGAAGTCTTCTTACCCAGTCCCCCACGGAGCGGGAGGTGAAGTTTTCTGCCGACTTCTCAGCAACAGATATTTGTTGTTCGCCATGGGAAAGGTCTCCATCCTTCTCGTAGCCTGTTTGGCCATTGAACGATGGTTTTGCGTATTCAGACCAATGAAATATGAGACACACTTTAGCAGGAAACGTGTTTTAATATACGTAAGCGTTATGTTTATTGTAACCTGCATTCTCTCGATGAATAAGTTTTTCGAAATAAGCCTTTCTGGAGAGAAATGCGTCACGAAGAAAGCGCCGTATGGTAAGGAAGGAACGCGTGCTTTCATTGTCACGTACAgtgtaattactttttttattccGTGTCTCTTGACATGGGTTACAATTGCTGATATAGCAGTCCATCTCCCATCCTCCCTAAGTCGAAGCGCCATTGTTGAGACCGAGCGCAAGGTACAAAAAGCTCTTCTGCGCATGTGCACTTTAGCAGCAGTCGCTCTAACATTCTGCGGTTTGCCTGCTCAAACCATTTATACCCTGAGTCCTTTTGGGATCACAAAGATTGGTAGCGCGTTACACAAAGCTTTCAATGTCCTTGTGCTTTTCAATTCTTGCATGAATCCCTTCATTTATTATTTCACTAACAAGGAATATAGAAAGGCGTTTAAAGATCTTCTCGGATGCAAAGGAAAGCAGAGTGGAAGAGACTTGGAGTTAGAGACTCAAGTCACTGGATAA